In the genome of Streptomyces sp. P3, the window GCTGCGCTGCGTGCACGCCTGCACCGCCGAGGCGGCCGCGCGGCTCGCGGGCGCGGCCACCGCGGACCCGTCCCGGCGGGTGGCCGAACTCGAACAGATCCTGGCCCGCGTCCGGATGTCGCTGGCGCCGCTGGTGCATCCGCTCAGTCCCCTGCGCGCCCGCGGGGACCGGGCCCGCCACGTGCTCGCGCTCCTCGACGACTGCGCCCACGAGGTGCGCGGGCTCGCCGCGGTCGCCGCGGACCCGGAGGCCTCGCACGACGCCCGTCTCGTCGCCGCGTGCTGGCGGGTGGAGGCCGCGGTCGAGGCGCTCACGGCCCCGATGGCCGCCGGCCGTCACCCCGGCGCTGCCGACGCCGCCCCGCCAGTCGCACCCGCCCTGTCGGCCCCGCCCGTCGCACCAGCACTGCCAGCCTCGCCCGCCCTGCCCGTCGCGCCGGGGCTGGCCCACCTGCACGCCCTGGAACGCGCGCTCCTCGAACTCGCCGTCCCCCTGCGCCGCGCCGACCACATCCCGGCCGACGCCTGACATGCGAGCGCTCTCGGCCGCAGGCGGTCGCGCCGTGCGGCACTGAGGCTTCCGGGGGCCTCAGGCCTCAGGCCTCAGGCCTCAGGCTGCGGGCTGCGGGCGCGGGCCGTGCGATGCCGGTCGGCGGGCCGTGCGGAGCATGTCTGGTCTAGACCGCTGGTGATCGACTGCTACCGTCACCTCCGAGCAGCAGCGTCAGCAGCGGCAGCGGCGACCCGGGAGGCGACAGCGGTGGCAGACCTCGGCGGAAGACGACGGCGGGCGTTCATCGGCTCGTTCACGGCGGCGGGAGGGCCCGGCGTCGTGATCGCCGACGTGGACCGGACCAGCGGCGCCCTGACCCTTCTGGGCAGCTTGAACGGCGTCCCGGACCCCTCCTACCTGGCCCTGTCGCCCACCGGGGAGACGCTGTACGCGGTCAGCGACACGACGGACGGCGCGGTGGCCGCGTACCGGGTCACGGGCGACGTGCCCGAACAGACCGGGCCGCCGGTGCCGGTCGGCGGCAGCGGACCCACCCACCTCAGTGTGTTCGACGGGCACGTCCTGACCGCCAACTACGGCTCGGGAAGCGTGACGGCCGTCCCGGTCCGGGCCGACGGCACCCTCGCCCGCGTCGCCTCCGGCATCCTGCGGCACAGCGGCTCGGGCCCGCACGCGCGGCGCCAGCAGAGCCCGCACGTCCATCATGTGCAGCCCGATCCGAGCGGCCGGTGGGCGGTCAGCGTGGACCTCGGCACGGACTCGGTGCGGGTCTGCGCGCTGCGCGACGGCGCGCCCGTCCTGCACCGGGAGCACGCCCTGCGCCCGGGGTCCGGGCCGCGCCACCTCGCCTTCCACCCGGCGGGCCGGCACGCCTACGTCGTCAACGAACTCACGCCGACGGTCACCGTCTGCCGCTGGGACGCGGTGGACGGTTCCCTCAAGCCGCTGGCCGAGGCCGCCGTGCTGCCGGGCGCGCCGGCCGGCGACGCCTATCCCTCGGGCCTCGTCGTCTCGCCGGACGGCCGTTTCGTGTGGGCCGCCACCCGCGGCGAGGACGTGCTCTCGGTGTTCGCCGTCGAAGCCGGGGGCGAGGTGCTGCGCCTCGTAGGGACCGTGCCCTGCCACGGGCGGTGGCCGCGGGCGGTCGCCCTCACCGACTCCGGAGACTTCCTCTACGTCGCCAACGAGCGCTCCGGCGACGTCACCTGGTTCACCCTGGACCCGACGACCGGACTGCCCCGCCGCGCGGGTTCGGTCGCGGTCCCCGCCGCCTCCTGCGTGGTCCTCGACTGATCCGATCGTCCGTGCCCCGGCCCTCGGCCGATCCGGTGCTGGGCCGTCCCGGTCCTCGGCCGTCCCCGTCGCGGCCCGCGTGCCGCCGTGGCCGTGTCGGCAGGGGAGTCGGCGAACCGCCTCGGGCTTCCTGCACCGGGTCTGCTATGTCCCGTCCGCGCGGGACCGGTCGTCCGGTCCGCCCGCGCGGAGCGTGACGCGAAGGGCCCCCTCCCGGCCGGGAGGGGGCCCTTCGTCGGCGTCCTGAGGTGGTGCCGGTCGGCTCAGCGGACCGGCGCGCCCTGCTGCTGCGGCGGCGCGATGCCGAGAGCCGTCGTGTACTTGGCCAGGGCGAGCTTGCCGATGGCCGGGTAGGGGCCGAGCGCGTCGGCGGCGGGGCAGCCCGCCTCCTTGGCCGCCTCCTCGATCAGGGTGGCATCGATCTCCGGGCCGATCAGGTAGGGCGCCAACGCCAGCTGCTGGGAGCCGGAGGAGCGCAGCTGCTCGGCGACGGAGGCGATGGAACCCTCCTGGTCGAGAGCGGCGGCCATCACCGGAACGGCCAGACGCGCGGCGAGCAGCATGCCGGTGATGCCGGCGGCCTGCACGGCCTCCTCGCCGCCCACAGAGGCGAGGATGATGCCGTCCGCGGCCGTCGCCACGGTGAACAGCCGGGCGCGGTCCGCGCGGGCCAGACCGGCCTCGGACAGCCGCACGTGCAGCGCCTCGGCGAGCAGCGGGTGCGGGCCGAGCACATCGGTCAGCTCGGCCGCGATCCGGCTCTCCATGACGGCCTGGCGGACCTGGCGCAGCAGCGCGCTGTCCGGACCGGCCAGCAGCGGCACGACCACGGCGACCGGGCCGTCGGGCTCCTTGACGTCCAGACCGGCGGCGCGGGCCTGCTCGAAGCGGGCGGTGCGCTCCTCGGCGGTGTACGTCAGCACGGACTGCAGGGTGGGGAACTCGGTGTCGTCCCCGTCGAGGTAGCCGATGCGCGCGTCCAGGCCGGGGAGCTCGGAGCGGGCGATGCTCACGACCTCCTCGGCGAGACCGCGGACGGCGACGCTCGGCGAGCCCGGCACCGCGAGGACGAGCGCGGGCGCGCCCTCGGGAGCCGCCAGCGGCTCGGGTCGGCGGTGCCGCCCGGGCTGGCGAGGTCGCGGCATTCGTACTGGCAGGCCGGACGCGGGCCCAGTGGGGGAGCTCATGGCGACGCATGTTACTGGCTTCCTGGGCTCCCCTGTTCGGGGAGGGTGCACGTGAGCGGTATCCGTCCGGTTTTGTCTGATGAGTTACGTACGGATCAGAAGTGATCAGCGTGTTTTCCAGGCGACTTGCCCTCGAAGGGGGTAATCCCCCTTTTGGGACATGACGCACGTTCCCTACGCACGATGCATTACCCGGACTGCGACACCGGCAGCAGCGTCTCCTCACGCGGCAACCCCGGGGCGCCCGCGGCCAGATCGGCGACGATGCGTACGGCGCCGTCCGGCGGACCGCCCTCGGCGGGCGCCCGCACGGCATGCGGCAGCAGGAGGACCGGCGCCGGGGACG includes:
- a CDS encoding lactonase family protein, whose translation is MADLGGRRRRAFIGSFTAAGGPGVVIADVDRTSGALTLLGSLNGVPDPSYLALSPTGETLYAVSDTTDGAVAAYRVTGDVPEQTGPPVPVGGSGPTHLSVFDGHVLTANYGSGSVTAVPVRADGTLARVASGILRHSGSGPHARRQQSPHVHHVQPDPSGRWAVSVDLGTDSVRVCALRDGAPVLHREHALRPGSGPRHLAFHPAGRHAYVVNELTPTVTVCRWDAVDGSLKPLAEAAVLPGAPAGDAYPSGLVVSPDGRFVWAATRGEDVLSVFAVEAGGEVLRLVGTVPCHGRWPRAVALTDSGDFLYVANERSGDVTWFTLDPTTGLPRRAGSVAVPAASCVVLD
- a CDS encoding sirohydrochlorin chelatase; its protein translation is MSSPTGPASGLPVRMPRPRQPGRHRRPEPLAAPEGAPALVLAVPGSPSVAVRGLAEEVVSIARSELPGLDARIGYLDGDDTEFPTLQSVLTYTAEERTARFEQARAAGLDVKEPDGPVAVVVPLLAGPDSALLRQVRQAVMESRIAAELTDVLGPHPLLAEALHVRLSEAGLARADRARLFTVATAADGIILASVGGEEAVQAAGITGMLLAARLAVPVMAAALDQEGSIASVAEQLRSSGSQQLALAPYLIGPEIDATLIEEAAKEAGCPAADALGPYPAIGKLALAKYTTALGIAPPQQQGAPVR